In the genome of Crassostrea angulata isolate pt1a10 chromosome 6, ASM2561291v2, whole genome shotgun sequence, the window attttgtttagtcaggcaagcgtTTTGAAAAGCTTTTACTTGAAATATTCAACATGTGTCAACCCTTGGCTACAATAGACAAAGCGAAAGTAAGAAGAATCagttttttctcatttaaaccATGAGCGCATGTTTGTCAATCTCCCTTTGACATAACTTATATAATGCAAATAGACAACTACagttaaagtagatccagtgttctgtgacgtcatacgtttttgtaaaactttgaattctttaaaatttgtgcaagatagttttatttattttatgtgaatataatcacatggatgtaattagaaataCTGTTAAgtttaagatatttttgcaggttaattttatcctaaatttccaattttttatacattttatctatgctaaggggaaataactctttttctgatttttctctcagttgtatgtctaaataataacatttttctaATCCCAACAACCAATTTTACAATGTGAttgtagttttatttttctaacaTAATTGACAATACAATTCAAAAAGATAATCAATTTCTGCCTACAAAAACTTTACTATTAACAAAAAAGGTACAgttttctgatgctaaaatatgctctagttcatgtttatctgacttctcaaaaagtgtgatgacatatatattttttctaataattgatgaaatttaattctattaagttgaaatcagttctgtttttcaactttcatcagaGAATTTAACGAGTATAGAGTTACATTAAACGGAGAACAATAGAAAAACATGCGCTGACTATGTATGAAGTCAGTGTATACTAGTAAGTGTGCGTCTTAATTTATTATCGTGTGGAGATTCAAGAAATCGTGATAACCCCCGCCTTTTAAAACAGATTCGTACTTAGTAAaatcatacttttatttaacgTAATAACGTAAAGTTGCATTTTGGATGCTAACCATTACtgcaattaaaagaaaaatgctttgttttaaaagtttattttctcgCAGATATTGCATGTCTTTTCGTGCATTCATCGTTTTTATATCCAGATGTTTAACCTCTTTGGTTTGTGGACTATGACTTTTACAATTGATGGTTTCTTCTTTTTCATACGTTTCATACTATAGTTGGTCAAGATTGTCCAAgaagttttaaataaaagaatctaaaaacaaatttttaaaatatacaatgattGGCGAAAACAGATAAATGTAGGATCTCGCATACGTATTTTCATGTTGTTCCTTACTCTTCCCCCAGACGATACATACCTTGTATGCTTATGGCATTTGCATAATTTATTCATCGGTTGCGGAATGGTGTTGATATTGATTATCTGAGCTGGGTTTAACAGCATTTGATAATCACTGTTTGTCGACTTAAGACAAAAATGAGGAGCAATTTGcaaatcttatttatacttCTGTCTGTTACAAAATTTGATGTGATCAGTGCTTTATTCGGAGAAGGTAAGATAACGcctttctacatgtatttttcatcatttttttaaaaaaaaatcctttgatattaaactaaatttcacaaattatttttgtagaTCCTGAAAAGAAGTGTGAAGAATTTCAATTCTATGGAAATTGCATCAAGGATAAATTATGTTTGTGCTATCGAAACTCTTGGTATAATACCTCGTTTGGTTATATAAGAAGTGTCAGCTCTGAAATCAACGCCTTTTCGGATATCTGCGATTCCTGCTCTAGCCGTAAGTTAACATACCTATGAAAATAATGGCATTCCACGTTCATCTTATGAATAAGTATAGTATAGTATTAAAACAGCTGCAACTTAATACTGTCTGATATAATTTGGCACAAGTTTactgttcaatatttttttaacatgctaAAGACAAGTTGTTTCTTTGTTGTATATTGAATTTTTCTGTAAATGCATGTATCTACGACACCGCCATGAGAAATTGTTATTTTGCATTGTCCATGACTCCTTAGTATAAATGTTtgctttaatttaaacaatgaaatactTTCTTTTGTGATcaatgcgggatatgaaggtggcgacatagCTGAAAAAATTCCTAACCAGCTAACGCGggttcatataattttttttctgcaatgatcactaccttaAGCTTTCATAGCTcgtatgaatcatcaaagaaagcatttaattgtttatattgttcTTTTAACAAATAAGTTTGTcgtaaaatttaagaaaaaattgacTAAATTAatcttaatgtacatcagtgcGTTAGGTAAAAGAAACAGCGAAATCGTCTTTTATGGGAATTCGAGTcaacatcatgattatttcattcAGTCCGTGATTTTCCTCAGGTCgctgaaggtttcgaccaatctaTAAACTgaatgtagatttcagtcctgtcagtttttaCAAAGCCATGAATGTACAATGaatttctgtaagaaatagaggatgtcatacttggtggatgtaaatgtattgaaatttgaatacaaataattatacaaGCATAGAGTAAAGAAAGCCCCTAAAGTAATCAACTTTGATAATCTGATTGATATTgcagttttaagttttaaaacaacaaaaacaacgataaaatatattaaactttTAGAGTTTAacccttaaaaaaaatttcagattaTACAATTGTGTATTTCTATTACCAATATTACAGCTCAGCCAATAAAGTGTATGATGACAAATGACAGCGTACATTCgcgtaagtacatgtaatttttatatatttcattacaatttGTATTGGTTGCGCCATTACAAGTATTCCTTGTTAAACAATGAGACGTGAAATTGTTATGGaaaagtatatttcaaataaatatgattCAATTGTTTTACGAAGATTTGTAGACTAGTTCATTCTTTGTAGGGATTGTAAATGGGCTAATAGAATACAGCCTAATAGATCAGACCAGTAAGTACATCGATTCTGTTTAACTTTTATCATAAAACAGAAACTTTAGCGTTTAATACATCAAAAAACGAACTATCCTTGATTGTGTTTCGTCTTAAAATTCTAATGTTTGTATATATCACATCTTGTGAGACAAGGTATTGAGCACTAACATTAACTTAAAGTCGTCTATACAGTTtaacttgtttaaaaacatgACAAGCAATCGgatatctttgatatttttataagttttaaGCTCACGGCGGTAGAGCCCCTTTTCTATTTGAGGCAAAGGAAAAAtcttttcaacaagaaattagAGGAGATAGTTCTGGAGAGAGAAAAATGAATACTAGAAACCCCGAGGACAATAATAAAGTGAAAACTAAAAGAAGGATAACTGAAAATAAAGTTACAACAACTTAATGCTTTGTTGGTGTTAATTAATGCGCGAGTAACGAAATGTAGCTAACATTGCAGACAAAATCTTTTTTCCCCCATCAATGCTAATTAACTTCATAGTCATTATGAAACACCCAAGAAAGCTGTTTATATAAATCACATCTATCTTTAAGTCATATAATGAGTTATCCATGAAAAGTGATCAATATCATTCAGACTTTACACAAAAGTAACAGCTGATTCTTCATATATGCTAAGGTTACCACGATAACTTTAACTTAACTACTTGAAAGTCTAAGATCAGCCTGTCTGTGCATCCAAAACTTTTCCTCTCTGTGTCCGTCCAGTGAGGATTATGGTCAGTAACCACCAGCCAGGTTTACTATCACATTTTCCACAAGTGACAACTGAGGTTGAAATGTTCCccgttgggttttttttgtcttcatggtggtaatttgttttcaaacttataattattgttttgagCAATCCTTACAGCAGATGAGAAAATACGTAGTTGCAACCCGTAATGGAACACAGACATCTCTCAGTGCCATTGATGTACTTTCACATAAGACATCTGGCATTGGAATAAGTTTTAAGCCATAAGACAATGGGTTCTCTAACTATTTTTTCCTTGGAAAAGGTCGGTCACTCTTTCGTTAGATTAAGAATTGAAAGACTCTTCCTTCGTTCTTGAGGATAGGGAAATAGATTGTGACAAGTTGAACTCTACTATTGTCTCTGTTCTCTTTGTATTTGGTAAAGGGTCTTTTGGTTATCTCGTCAATAGCAGATTGCACTGTGGTGGCTTTGTAGCTTCGAACACAAAGACGGGTTTTTAATAGCTTgctcttttctttaaaaaatttggtAGTTTATCCTTAAGAAACACCTATAAAGGTATGAGGAGGGTGCAGCTAGACGGCTTGAGGTAGATATTAAAATCTGATGGAAACTATTGTCAAATTGTTTTATGTACTTGgttgtttgtaaacaataaattttcaaCCCTGGCGTCaaaaaaaacacattgttttaaaaaatttggtcGTCGGTTCAAAAGTGCGGTATTTGCTTTCATTACGTTATGGCCGTTTCTAAGCTTGTCAACAAGGCAAGAGCATCATATGCATCTTAGCTCCTCTCACAATTATCTGAGATTCCATCATTTCTTTTTCAGACGACACAGAGTGTTTGCAGATGTTGACAGGTATTTTAAAAACACCTcttattttaaagatgttttgtttttgacgCCAAAAACGTATTCCAATAACTGAGCAGCAGTGGGAATACCACCATTAAAGCGCAATATAATTACAGCTGTGTCTGTCAGTAACTTGTATCTTGTACACGTTGAAAACttatattaaaatgtatttttatgggGCGACAATGGATGATAACattagtgttttgttttttctgtattttttcttttcttttcttttttttttttttgacttttttaaaaattttaacagaTACAATATCAACAGCGACAACCGGAGAACAGAACTTGACGTCAACTACATACACGACACCATCAACCAATGAGCAAACAACACGTTCTGAAGCATATACGACAAGcagtatgatatatatatatatatatatatatatatatatatatatatatatatatatatatatatatatctttttgcAGCCCCACCTCCGCCTCGGCCGGAGCtagaactcacgacctctggaacccattatTTAGCCTAGCAGTAAGTGCTAACCATTCGGTCATCTAAGCAAgtcaaaaatcttgctttcattgatgaacggaacctagcgcgctggtcgctcactacacggtcgtttgagatacaggtggaatacaggTAAACGACAAATTGAGAGGATCGGGATGATACATATtgtatagatatatacatataataagcacaaacattgcaaaaactctcaaattgacatatacctgtcTTTTGTCTCGCCTAGATGGCCGAATAGTAAgtgcggtggccgctcactgctaggagaatgggtttcAGAGGTCCCGAGTtcaagttatatatatatatatatatatatatatatatatatatatatatatatatatatatatatatatgtctgaAAATTATATTAGGCATAGTATCATAATGGTACTTTCaaaaaatttcttgaaaacgaTATATGTTTAGGCTTATAAATataatggaagaaaaaaactggATTTTCCTACTTAAAGGGTTAACAACAAAATCGGGACgggacaaaaataattatttggcgAAAAGTTCATCCGTTTTCTACATATATAACCGTCAAAACGTTGTGAAGTCCTTTATTATAATATCTATTCTGTAtatgatataacattgtatataaaaaatatcaaacaccGTACCAGTTTGACTTTGTTAGTTACTAATATTCAAACAACTACAATATCAACAGCGACAACCGGGGGACCGGACATGACGTCAACTGCATACACGACACCGTCAACCAATGAGCAAACAACACGTACCGAAGCATCCGTGACAGGGGGTATGATTTGTATAGTATTAAGGAGCATGTAAATAGTTATATTGTTTTCTATAACCAACAAAACGTTTTGAAGacgtttatttcaatttttattctatatataatatacacatTGTACACATAAAATGTCAAAACGTTGTGAAGTCCTTTATTATAATATCTATTCAGTATATAATATAACACTGTATATAATAATATCAAACACCGTACCAGTTTTACTTTGTTAGTTAGTCAAACAACTACATCGTCAACAGTGACAACCAGGGGACCGGACATGACGTCAACTGCCTACACCGCAACATCAATCAATGAGCAAACAACACTTTCTGTGACATCTTCGTCATACGGTATGGTTTGTATTATATTTCAGAACCTGGTTTTAATCTtttatcaagatttttaaatgGTAAGTGTTAATAAGAGCCAACCAATTTGTTTTCTAAccaaatagatagatagatagatagatagatagatagatgatagatagatagatagataaaatgGATTTAACATCATACTACTTAAAATGGTTTGTATTTAGATTCTTTCCAGGCTTATAAAATTTTACCAACTTTTTAAGATTATAGATTTTATACTCAGtgttattaattaaatattaaaataaatattatcatcTAAAAATGACATTTGGGGTGACAATGGCTGGTCACATCTttcttctactttgttagttaGTCCAAAGACTACAATATTTACGACAACCGGGAGGCAGGACATGACGTCAACCGCATACACGACAACGTCAACCAATGAGCAAACAACACGTTCTGAAGCATATACGACAAGCGGTATGATTTGTATAGTATTAAGGAACCTGTAAATAGTTTTCTTatcatataaattaattattaaaatggcTGGATGTTACATTAAGGTAAATAAATCCAGGGTATTCAAAAGTTTTAAAGGATCGTctaaaaatatgttattatacATATACCTGTATAAAGCATTAATCTAAACAAAATCAACAACACTAAGCATCCTAAAAGtgtgtgttatatatataaatactaagCCAGCAAATTGAATTTTAGAAGAATAATCTTACCTTGACCAGACTACGCTTAGGTCACAATAAAGATTCGTCCCATAAACTCGTAACGAAGGAGCCGTAATGCAATAATTCAATAATTGAATTTGCTTGTCATTTTGCCGGAAATGACACTCGGAATGTGGTAAGATGTGGTTATGAAAGAGAGCTATGTACGTATTTTAGACATCTTCCGAAAACTTAGACgagatatatcatttaatagGAAGCGGGCATAAGTGACGACCTCAATCGTTAAATCGGGTCAACGAATGTCTGTCATTTAAACGATAAAACATTCTAtctaactgaatatatttatcattagaaatggctaacgacacgaacagtTAAGAttgtcaatttcaattctttgcGTCGTTTGCAATTTCTACAATTTCTGCTTTTACAAAGCAAACGTAAACAAGTGAAGACAACTAAGTCGGGAGGGGTTAAACGGACAATTTTTATCTGTGGtccatttaaagttttttaattcacctgagctgaaaactcaactgagctattctgatcacaagTGAGATAATttggaattattgaaaatgaaaacttcttTTCATGAACCATTAGACCAAGagagctgaaacttttgtggaggtagtgtaaattttaagttctgaaaatcatgtcccttgggggtagggtggggccacattgggggtcTACTTttcacatagaaatatatagagtagatttttaaaaatcacactTAGCTGGCTTAAATTCaacgttgtgaaaatcataactcttgggggtagggtggggtcacgggggggggggggggggttcaaatgACATCagaatatatattgtaaatctttaaaaatcttcttctcaagaaccatttggccaggaaagctgaaacttgtgtaaaagcatcctcaggtagtgtagattcaaggttggGAAAATCATGAACCCTGGGGATAGGGTGAGGCCAATTGGGgggttgaaattttacatatgaatatatagagtaaatctttaaaaatcttcttcttaaaaccataagccaggaaagctgaaacttttttaaaatcttccccaagtagtgtaaattctaatttgtgaaaatcatgactcccggaGGGTAGGGTGGGGGAACATTGGGGgaagaatttttacatagaaatatatagagtaaatctttaaaaatcttcttagaaactattattccaggaaaactgaaacttgtatggatgcatcctcaggtagtgtaaattcaaaattgtgaaaatcatgaccctcagaGGTTcggtggggccataatgggggggggggtcgactttttacacgggaatatatagagtaaatctgtaaaaatcttcttctcaagaaccatttggcaaggaaagctgaaacttgtttggaagcattgTCATGAAGTGagatttcagatttttttttaaatcatgatccccgggggggagggggggggtagAATGGGGTCACAAAGGGgggcgaatttttacataggaatatatagagtaaatctttaaaaatcttcgtctcaaaaccattaggcaggaaagcttaaatttgtgtggaagcatactcgGGTAGTGTAGCTTCAAAATtgggaaaatcatgacccttgggggtagggtggggtcacaattggGAGGGGGGCAAAttttcacataggaatatatagagtaattctttaaaaatcttctctcaGAAACCATTATGCCAAGAAAGCAAAAACTTGTATGGGAGCATCAGGtagtgaaaattcaaaattgtgaaaatcatgacgctcgtgggtacggtggggccacaatggggggtgtTCGACTTTcacatgggaatatatagagtaaatcattaaaaatcttcttctcaagaaacagggcaggaaagctgaaacttgtttggaagcattgTCAGGTAGTGagatttcaagtttattcaaatcatgatttccggcgggtaggatggggtcacaagggggggggggagtgacaaatttttacattggaatatatagaaaaatatctttaaatctttttctaaaaaaccatttgcctagaaaagctgtaactttagtgaaagcaacaccagatagtgtagattcaatttttttcaaatatcaatcTTTAGGATTAGTGTGGGGCCACACTGGGGATTCAGTTGTACAGA includes:
- the LOC128189601 gene encoding uncharacterized protein LOC128189601; protein product: MLTDTISTATTGEQNLTSTTYTTPSTNEQTTRSEAYTTSTTTGGPDMTSTAYTTPSTNEQTTRTEASVTGVSQTTTSSTVTTRGPDMTSTAYTATSINEQTTLSVTSSSYVSPKTTIFTTTGRQDMTSTAYTTTSTNEQTTRSEAYTTSAMCPCQCEYFDKIEYWAQENNQLKQFEELSQKLAEIKSILKMETKNLSSFVNKKISAADDRPSAVATGYLGAGIIIIVVAGIVLLDLPVIIQQARFLFRDIKRMCVRAQ